In Rhinoraja longicauda isolate Sanriku21f chromosome 12, sRhiLon1.1, whole genome shotgun sequence, the DNA window TTTGTAATGTTTGGGATTGGGCCACTCAGTTTGttttgtggaaaaaaaaaatccttaaaaTCTACCATAAAGTTACTTGGTTTACATCTGATCCAGATCTATTTATGCCACAAGCGCATTTGCCCTCATGTCCCTGATTCACATGAGAGTGGATTGTAGGGTTCAAGAAATCTACGATCAGTAATAATACTCATTGTAGGCTTTCAACCTTTCCATTTTAAAATGGAAACCGTTTTTTTTTAGCCTTTTCACTTTCATATGTCATTAGTCATTGAGAGAATTTACATCATGTATTCTATTTCTTTTCCGGAAATGAACCTAATAAGTGCAATTCTAATatcattttttttgtcttttgtctTTGCTGTCTTGCAGGAGTGTAACTCTAGGCCTTACTAGACCTCTCAGCAACAGCTAAGAATTTCAACACCAACAAATTAAGCTGTGCCAATCTTGTGGAATGCTGCTTAAAAGAGCATGAGAAATAGTCAAAAGTGAAGTTAACAAGATAAATAAAAAGCATCCCAGTCCTGTAGAACTGGAATCCTGCAGGTTCAATCAAGGCAGCAAACCAAAGGACAAATATTTTACCGCTCCTTACTGATTTATTTTTGGTATTTCATTAGCAACCATAACGTACCTTGCTGTTGTCTAGCATCCTTTTCTGTACACGGCTGAATCTAACCTATTATAAAAATGTTTGGCTTTATGGAAACAGCTGACTTGGCTGTTGTAGGATGTTATTTTGTTCTTGTATTGTGCATTGGCTTTTTTGCGATGTGGAAATCCAACAGAAGTACTGTGAGTGGGTACTTTCTTGCAGGACGCTCCATGACCTGGGTGGCAATAGGTGCTTCATTGTTTGTGAGCAATATTGGCAGTGAACACTTTATTGGTTTAGCAGGATCTGGAGCAGCCAGTGGTTTTGCAGTGGGAGCCTGGGAGTTCAATGCAGTATTACTATTGCAGGTATTAGGTTGGGTCTTCATCCCAGTCTATATTAGATCTGGTGTGTTCACCATGCCGCAGTACCTTTACAAACGTTACGGTGGTACCagattaaaaatgtattttgcttTGTTGTTTTTAATATTATATGTTTTCACTAAGCTTTCTGTTGACTTGTATGCCGGAGCACTGTTCATCCGAGCTTCACTGGGCTGgaatctatatctctctatcacCATTTTGATTGGATTGACTGCAGTGTTAACTGTCACAGGAGGACTTGTGGCTGTCATCTACACAGATGTCATGCAGGCCATTCTTATGATTGGTGGAGCTTTAACACTGATGGTTGTCGGTATGGTCAAGGTTGGAGGCTTTGAGGAAATGAAACGGAGGTACATGCTCGCCTCGCCAAATGTCACTGCAATCATTTCTTCCTTCAATCTAAGCTCTACGAACACTTGCCATATTCACCCAAAAGAAGATTCTCTGAGGATGCTGCGTGAACCAACTGATGAGGATATTCCTTGGCCTGGTTTTCTATTTGGTCAAACACCAGCTTCTGGTTGGTATTGGTGCGCTGACCAAGTCATTGTGCAGCGAGTCTTGGCAGCAAAGAACATCGCTCACGCCAAAGGAGCCACTCTGATGGCTGGTTTTTTGAAGCTTTTGCCCATGTTCATCATAGTCATTCCGGGGATGATTTCCAGGATTCTCTTTACCGATGAGATAATTTGCATTAATCCAGAACACTGCATGCAAGTATGTGGCAGCAGTGCAGGTTGCTCAAATATTGCTTACCCACGCCTGGTGTTGGGAATCTTACCGGCAGGTCTTCGTGGCCTCATGATGGCAGTCATGATTGCAGCCTTAATGAGTGATTTGGATTCTATATTCAATAGTGCCAGCACAATATTCACCCTTGACATCTACAAGCATCTTCGAAAAGCTTCCAGCTCCCGAGAACTTATGGTGGTAGGTCGCTTATTTGTTATCTTCATGGTGGGCATAAGTATTGCCTGGGTTCCTATAATTGTAGAGATGCAAGGAGGACAAATGTATCTCTACATCCAAGAGGTAGCAGATTATCTCACACCACCTGTGGCAGCAATATTCCTACTTGGTATTTTCTGGAACCGCTGCAATGAACAGGGGGCCTTCTACGGAGGGCTAATTGGATCGATGTTGGGAATAATCCGCTTGATTCTTGCCTTTGTTTATCAAGCGCCAGACTGTGATCAGCTTGACACAAGACCAAGTTTTATCAGAAACATTCATTACATGTATGTGGCAACAGTTCTATTTTGGAGCACCATCATTACAGCAGTCGTCGTGAGTCTGCTGACACCTGCACTTCCAAAAGAATATACTCGCAACACCACATTCTGGTCATTAAAAGACTTGGACAACATAAAAAGCTCCCAGGCAGATGAACCAACTAAACTAGAAAATCGAACAGTGTCTGATTGTAACGGCAGTACCACATGCACGGATAAATCTGATTGTAATCGCAAGGATATTGATGGAATAGAATTAGTTGTATTAATGCCTGGAAGTGATGATTCCAAATCTTTGTGTTCCCCATCCAACATCGAAGCACTGATTCCAAATGATGGTTATTTAAATGGTCAAACTTCTGTGGTCCAAGAAACTAAAGAGGAACCTCAACTGGACAGAAGCAAGTGGTGTAAACTTTTTGACTGCATTTGTGGATTAAAAAATTATGTGACAAATCCAGTAGAGATAAATCCTGTAGAAGAAGAACGCATTTGCAGAGAAATGCTTCAAGAGAGCCCCAGGATTAAAATACTGTTAAATATTGGCCTTGTAGTTGTATTATCTTCTGGAATATCTatgttcatttatttttctttgtaaaatcaGTCTGCAGGTTTAAATGAATCCAATTTTGGTTGTGAAGATGTCTATTTTCCTTTTGTTGGCCTGGATAGAGAACTTCTGTACCTTGCTTGTTAAATCTTCAGTGTAATGAGTGGGGAAATTTATCATAAAATCAAATTGTGGTGCCCTGTCTGAACTTGGTAGATTTAAGTCGTAGACCGTAAAATTGACCTTGTTGCCTTGTATTGAGGTGGAAAATTACAGTGTTTCATCTTCTGACTTGCTATTCCGCAATTACTACTGGAAACACCAGGAAGGGTTTCAGCTGAGGGTCAGCAGATAATTCACGAGTGATTTTGGTTACTCTTATTGAATGCTTTTTACGATGGCCATTGTCAAGCTCTTTGTGACATTTTGAGATGCCACAAAAAAGACTAATGGCCAGTGCATTATGAAAACGGTGAATCAGTACTTTTTAGAGGGAAAAATTGGGATTTGGAAATTAGATCTGTAGCTAACATAATTTGGGGGTTTTATAATTTATTACtcagctttttttctctcttattTTCTCTGCAATATTTGTAAACTATATACAAACAAGGTTTGataattgttttaatttttttattgtttCATGTTGAGAAACTAGAAAATGTATGTGATTCCAATAAAGTTCATTAATGAACACAGTTAAAATTACCCCCAAGGATTTACAAAAATAAGTTCAGTGGACGGGAAAATAATTGAATGTAGTTTCATGACAAATAAAGTTCATAACACTATttcttcctcctccttcccccactccccacctcttAATTTCCACATTTTTCACATCACTTCATTTTCTTGCATACTGGCCAGGTCATGTATCTCTCCCACTGAGCCTATAAGCTGCAAAGGTATGTCCACCTGTGGCCATTTCAAAATTTGTTTCCCCATCCCATTAGTGGAACACCCTTCTTCCATAACAGGGGTCAGTGAATTTTGTAGGTCAGGATTTAGTTAATACTAGTTCTATTTGGGGTAGGGATGTTGTGGTTTTTATATCACGTGATATTAAAAATGTGTATAAATGTACTGTTCCCCAAAATATTAATTGCATGAAACAACTCTGAAGATGACATGCAAATGCGTTTCTTATAGGCCAACAAAAGGATCATAGTTTCTTTGTGTAACTATTATTGTATACTGTAGCTTTTATTATGGATGATCTAGGTTAAAAAAGAGTTTCATGTTATAAAATCTTTTTAGCCTAATCCAAAAGAAAGTACTTGTGCATTAATGTTGAAGATATTGACTGTTTTAATCGGACTTGGTCATAAATGCATTGTGGCAAGTAAATTCTCATTTTTGCTAAGATGCCAGAACTAGGTTGTGATAAACCAGGAAACATGCATCCTTTAATTAAGCAACATCAGCAACACATGTGACCACCCGACCCTAAATGTATGATGATTACATTTGTAAAATAGTGATTGGATCCTGAGGATTAGAAGAATATGTGAAGGGAATCATCTATTCGCCAGTCTCAAAACAACATGGTATCTTTATTTGAGTTTTGTTCTCTATCCTTATAGCGTAATATCTTTGTAGATATCTCTCCATCGTTTGTTATTTCTGTCAGTCACGCTCTTCCTCAATTAATTCGGGTTTATTTTTAAGACACTttttatatttgaaaaaatgaatGTAGTTTGTTAAAATATAAGCTAGAGGTCGTGGTTGCTGAAAATAATTGCAAGGTTATAAGTCAGTCTAACTAAGAGTAGCTCATTTCAAATGAGAGTTTTCTGCCAAAGAAAGAAATATCAGGAGTATGCTATAATTTATATATTCTGCCATAAACATGTCTATCACTTTTTAATATGGAGGAAAAGCTTTGTGTAAGGATTTAAATGTATAGATTGCTGTGCAAGTACCAATTGTTGTCCTTATTGGAAGAGTATATAATTAACATGATTTGCAAAAATGTGCAGAGTGTACTTGCAAAATAGCATTTATCCAAAGTATTTATCCTATCACCAGCAAATAACATTTTGGATTTATATAGGTACCAGCTTGTGTCTTGTGCGTACTGACATTCCTACCTTGATATCCAAATGTTGACCAGTTTCACAAAGCACAAATAATTATCTGGGGCACAGAGAGACATATTTAACACATTTTTGGTGTGATCTAGTGAAACCTTGAGGTGCCTGAAAAGGTGTTGACCAATTTTAGGAATTCAAAGGagtaaataaaagaacaatgctAAAAATACATACCAGGACTATGTGTGCCTTGATTTAAAAgtatgattttatttttttaagatgAGGTCTCCTTATTCAGAATTAGAATTTGGGAGGTTCTTTGCAAAATTCAGGAGTTATATCTTCAAACTTATTAGATAAATAATCATGATTTTCTTCTAAAACTTGGTTATTTGTTTTTTAACCTGACATTTATAATAAAAGCTTCATTTTAAAGTATTGTTTgtaatgttttaaaattatttgacATGCTTAAACTGTTAGTTGTACTTTGACATTGTTTGGACATTCATAACAACTCCACTGTTGCTATTCATAGAAATTCCAGTGAGTGTAAACCATCCACACAAGTTAAACAATTTATAGAATGCTACATGAACTTGATTGAATTGCCAAGACTTTATTTCTTGTTCCACAGAAAGACAATCACAATAGAGCAAAAAAATGTAGGACTTCTGACCAATTGCCAACATTGAGATGTTATATAAGGGAATGCCCCTGAGTTTTAATGTTCACATTCTATATAATAATATAGTACAGATATGTTAGGTTCATTGAAAATGGATTTAGTCTCTGGctgcatttttttgtttgttttgcttgTTCTATGGAATCTAAACTATAAATATTCTAGCTTTCCCCATAGATGAACCTTCAGTTCTGTTGAGGTTAGACCAATATTTCAATTTTTCTTTTTCGGTAAAAGGTAATTACGAAGTTATGACTTGACAATCCACCATTCCTTGCACTCCTTGAGAATAGCACAGAAGAAAAAATTCTTCTGCGCTATTCCTAAAGTCGCACTTAATTTTGGTAACCCAGTAGGTCCGGATATCCTCTTGACCTCCTTTTCCATAGCTATTCTGCGAAGTCCTGACTTGGTCTTAGAGAGCGGATCGTAAAGCCCTGTCCCAAAGACCTTTTTCACCACTAGCTGATATCAACAGGCCTCTGATCAAATTAATTTCAAAACATGTTAAATCGATTTAAATAATGCATGTTTTCTTGTCACATGCAAGTGATATTAATTAAATGCACTAATATATAACACATCAAAGTTGGAGATGCAATTCAAATGAATCAGGTTGGCAGCATATGCCATTCATGGCTAACATAATGCTAAGAGGCCAAGTgtgaattgtatctgcctccttaGTTTTGGCTATTTTTGCCCTTTCTCAGTATTGAGAGTCCAGTTTGGGAGCAAAGAGCCAAAAGTGATGGTTTCTGCAACTTCTAATTGACTTTCAACTTATGCATTCAATGTGTAGCTGTAGAAATCAGGGATCAACTGGCCTGCCAATAGTTCTCTATGGAATTGCTGGCAAAAGGTAAGTATGTTTCAGGCTTTCGAGTGATGAGATGGTTGGGACTACATGACGTCAGCTTCCTTCCACTGGGTGACAAAGGCTAACCAAATTTCATGCAATTTGTGGTAAATCCTGAGATTCAATGAAAGGCAAACTCGCGTACATTGAGAGAATGGGAGGGTCCTAAACATAAATCCAGAGCAGGGTGAAGCAGCTTAAACATTGTACCAAACATTTCTATTCTTGAAATAGATTAGCAGTTTTCAGGAAAATTTATTGCAGAGGTTGTTCATTAGATTGGACAAAATGGGGAATAAAATAGAACTTTTTAGCAGCAGATCTTGCAACACTTTAACACTTTCTGTCATCCTTTTTTCCCCTTGGCTCATTTTGTTCCCTTGTGTTGGCAGTCCCAAGCTCACCTGTTATCTACTCTGTATTATAGGATCTTGATTGGGGTGTCATTTAGGAATATCAGTTAAGTGCTTGGACCCTCTGACTATGTCCAACCAATTAAAGTATATAGGTTGGACAGTCATGAAATGTATACTGTATAGCACTATGATGCTGGTCAGAATGCATGTCAGACATCCTATAGAATATTTACCATCTGTTCAAATTCTCCTAGCCATATCTTTGGTTATGGCAGAGAAGATACTCCTGGCGATAGGTCTATGTGGTACTAATTTCTGATTGTAAATTTTGTCTGTTTTAAGTATTCTTAGTGGACGATATGTGTaggaaaacctgcagatgctggtttaaatcaaaggtagacacaaaatgctgaagtaactcagcagcatctctggagagaag includes these proteins:
- the LOC144599002 gene encoding sodium/myo-inositol cotransporter-like, encoding MFGFMETADLAVVGCYFVLVLCIGFFAMWKSNRSTVSGYFLAGRSMTWVAIGASLFVSNIGSEHFIGLAGSGAASGFAVGAWEFNAVLLLQVLGWVFIPVYIRSGVFTMPQYLYKRYGGTRLKMYFALLFLILYVFTKLSVDLYAGALFIRASLGWNLYLSITILIGLTAVLTVTGGLVAVIYTDVMQAILMIGGALTLMVVGMVKVGGFEEMKRRYMLASPNVTAIISSFNLSSTNTCHIHPKEDSLRMLREPTDEDIPWPGFLFGQTPASGWYWCADQVIVQRVLAAKNIAHAKGATLMAGFLKLLPMFIIVIPGMISRILFTDEIICINPEHCMQVCGSSAGCSNIAYPRLVLGILPAGLRGLMMAVMIAALMSDLDSIFNSASTIFTLDIYKHLRKASSSRELMVVGRLFVIFMVGISIAWVPIIVEMQGGQMYLYIQEVADYLTPPVAAIFLLGIFWNRCNEQGAFYGGLIGSMLGIIRLILAFVYQAPDCDQLDTRPSFIRNIHYMYVATVLFWSTIITAVVVSLLTPALPKEYTRNTTFWSLKDLDNIKSSQADEPTKLENRTVSDCNGSTTCTDKSDCNRKDIDGIELVVLMPGSDDSKSLCSPSNIEALIPNDGYLNGQTSVVQETKEEPQLDRSKWCKLFDCICGLKNYVTNPVEINPVEEERICREMLQESPRIKILLNIGLVVVLSSGISMFIYFSL